From the genome of Candidatus Acidiferrales bacterium:
CACGGCGCAAATCGTCTCGGCACGAATTCACTTCTGGATCTGATCGTGTTCGGACGCAGAGGGGGAAAAGCTATTGCGGAATTTATTAAGGATGCGGATTTTGTTCCGCTGCCAAATGATGCTGCAGATAGAACAATTGCCAAGTCTGATAAAATCATGAACTCCAAAGGGAAAGAAAGGGTTGGAGCACTTAGGACGGAGCTGCAGGAAAAGATGATGGAAAAGGTCGGAATCTTCAGAAACGAAAAAGACTTGAAAGAGATGACGACAGAGATCGGCAGTTTAAGCGAACGCTACCGGGAAATATTCATCGATGATAAGGGAAAAATCTTCAATACCGATTTGATGGAAGCGATAGAGCTCGGGAATCTGATCGAGACGGCTGAACCGATCATATATGGAGCATTGACGAGAAAGGAATCAAGAGGTGCGCATTCACGCGAGGATTATCCGAAACGGGACGACAAGAAGTGGCTGAAGCACACTCTCGTAAGCAAATCTGAAAAGAAGGGCGAACCGGAAATCGACTTCAAACCGGTATCCATCACTCGTTTTCAGCCTAAGGAAAGAAAGTACTGAAAAGGTCAAAAGGGAAAAAGATGAAAGTAATTTTACGGGTCCAGAGATATAATCCGGAAAGAGATACCGAGCCTTATTATCAGCAGTTCGTTCTCGAAGCGGGAGACGACAAAGAGAGAATTCTCGATCTTCTTCACCAGGCAAAATGGAAATATGATGGTACGCTGACTTTTCGACGGTCATGCGCACACGGTGTTTGCGGCTCCGATGCGATAAGGATCAACGGGAGGAACAGGCTTGCATGTTCCACGCTGCTGAGGGATGTCAATTTCGCAAAGCCGATCGTCATCGAACCTATTCCTTCGCTGCCGATAATCAAGGATTTGGTGGTCGACATGACGGACTTTTATAAAAAATACGAAGCCGTCAAACCGTACCTTATCGCGAAGACTCCTGCGCCTGAGAACGAGAGGCTTCAGAGCAACGAGGATGCGGAGAAGCTATTTGAATCTGCGAAGTGCATCCTCTGCGCTTGCTGTACCACTTCGTGTCCGTCGTCGTGGTCGGATGAAAATTATATAGGACCCGCAGCGCTATTGAAAGCATACCGTTTCGTGTTCGACACGCGCGATGAAGGTGCCGATGAGCGTCTCGATGTCATTGACACGCCGGATGGCACCTGGAGGTGCCACACGATTTTCAATTGCGTAGAAGCTTGCCCGAAAGACATAAACATAACATGGCACATCTCACAGTTGAAGAAGCGGCTCGCGGAAAGGGAGATGTGAGAAAGGAATCTGGATTTTTGTTCGGCGGTAAAATTGTTATAGTGGGGCTGACAGCAGTTTAGTAGAGGTTGCTTCTTCGAGGTGCTCCACATATATTTTTTCGAGGCGCAAAACAAGATGTCATGGTGGGAAACATAGCCGGAGAATCTTCAAAATGAGACGAAGACAAACGTTTAGTTTGTACATAGCATTCTTACTGCCGGAATGTTATGCGGATGTATGGCAGGTTAATTTTAATTAGGTGGCATCAATAGCATCTTACGATGAAAACAATCTTAATATTTGTCGCCGTTTCAATATCTTGTTCGTTTTTCGGCTGCAAACACCCTTCCTCCGAATCCATGAAGCCGCGTGCGAATGCTACAAATCTCTCTCAACCTGCCTTTGACAGTATTGTAAACAACTGGTATGAACATGGTGGGAGGAATAGAGACAGCCTATTGCAAATGCTTTATGATAAAGGAGCCATCGACCTCAATTATTATATGGCCAATGTGTCAGTAGAGAATCGTGCTAACGTTCGGGCTAAACTACTTCAAAAGATCGGGGCGCGTGACTCAGCCATTCTCGCACATCTAAAATTTCAAATGAAACATAAATTTGTGCTCGACTTTCTGCTTAATCGATTTGGGCCCCCATCAGAAAATGATATCGACATTGATGATTCACGGTTCAGCGTCTTGCCGAACGAAGACGCGTATGTGCTCGAATCTGTCGCGTACGGCCGTCAGTTTAATCTTTATTCGATCAAGTCAATTCCCGATAATGCTTCAATGTACGTACTTAGCGAGCCGGATGTCGGCGGCCTATCTCAACTATACTTATTTGATGAAGACAAAGATGGAAACATCCTTCTCGACACAATGGCATTGGATCCGAGATCGGACACTCAACTTACCAGTGTGAAACTCAATGGGCATCTCTTCTTACGAATGGATTTTGCTGTTCACGGTTCAGGTTATCTTGATGAACAACTCGTGCTCCTCGGCATAATAAAAAAAAGCTTTCATAACGTTTTTGAAACGAGTTTACTCGAAGCTAATGATT
Proteins encoded in this window:
- a CDS encoding succinate dehydrogenase iron-sulfur subunit; the protein is MKVILRVQRYNPERDTEPYYQQFVLEAGDDKERILDLLHQAKWKYDGTLTFRRSCAHGVCGSDAIRINGRNRLACSTLLRDVNFAKPIVIEPIPSLPIIKDLVVDMTDFYKKYEAVKPYLIAKTPAPENERLQSNEDAEKLFESAKCILCACCTTSCPSSWSDENYIGPAALLKAYRFVFDTRDEGADERLDVIDTPDGTWRCHTIFNCVEACPKDINITWHISQLKKRLAEREM